The segment TGACAGTGTTTGTTGTGTCTTGGGTTTCAATGTCGCTGCAAGGGATGCTCTCAGGACGAGTGAGTGCCCCTTTGCCTCCCATGGTTAGACTCTTCTGAAAGCTCTCCGAGGTGAAGTAGTAGACCACAGGATCCAGGCAGCAGTTGAGACTGGCCAAGCACAGAGTGATGGGGTAAAGTGTTCTAGCAAAGCGCTCCACAGCACAGTTAGACAGGGCCTGGGTTCGCACCAGGGCatagaggaagaggatggagtTATAAGGGACAAAGCAGATGATGAAGATGGCTAAATGGACCAAAATCATCCGCAGAACACGTTTCTTGCTTTCACATCCGTGGCCAGTGGTTACTGGGCGACGCAGCGTCCGCAGAACCAGCGAGGAACACACCAAGTTGGCCaaaagagggaggaggaaaCCCACAATCtgggaaaaataagaaaaaaataacaataattctACCTAAAAGTGAAACCAAGCACTGCAGATGTCAATATGcaacaataaaatcagtttACCTCAATGAAGATGGTGATTTTGGACAGGTAGGTCTTCCAGGTGCTCTTTGAAAAGCCCTCGAAGCATGTGGTGGCTCTGTGTTTGCTGTTAATGGTGGAGAAGAAGGTCACTGATATTCCCCCGCCCACAATGGTCAGCCAAACAGCCGCACACACCAGCGCTGCATTCCTGCGCGTTCGGATGGAGCGTGAGCGGAGCGGGTACACTATTGCCAGGAAGCGATCCACACTGATGCAAGTGAGGAAGAGCATGCTGCCATAGATGTTAGTGATGAAGGCCGTTCCTGAAACCTTACACAAGCCATCTCCAAATGGCCAGTGGCGGTTCACATTGTAGAAGACTTTGAACGGCAGCGTaaatacaaacactaaatcagaaAATGCTAAGTTAGTCATAAACATTGTGGTCTCGTTGCGCATCTTCATCCGGAAGCAGAATACAAAGAGAGCTGCACAGTTGGTTATCAGACCTAAAACAAAGACCACGCTGTAAACTGCCGAGTACAAGTCGTACTTGAAGGAGTCATCAATCCCACAGTCTTCCATTCCAGTTTCATTGATCACCAGGCTGGCCATGGTGACAGCTCAGACAGGCAGGGGTCTCCACAAAAAAGGGTACAGAAAAGCCGTCGGGAAACGGGGAGTCAGAGCGGATATCTCTGGATCTGAGGGGTCAGCAGGGGACCCTCCAGTCAAGTCCCCTCCAAGTCCTCATGGAccctcagacacacagatgAAGGCAGACACAGTCAGGATGTACAGCTGCACAGCTGGTCACTCCTCCTgtggagagaaaaggaaaaagcacTCAGTCACTTCCGTTCTATAAAAGTTGACGGCCAATAAACAGACCATTCCAGGTCTCCATAGGACAAAGCTCAGTGTTTGTCTTAACATCAAACAAAGCACATATGAAACATGGTGaatgtaaaaaactaaaaatatagaTGAGGCGTCAGCTGCTTTAGTGCATAAACTTTCATTTATATCATCCTGCCTGGCTAGTTTTAGGCATTAAGCTGTTCCAACACATCTAATATGAATGAGTGGGTAACCACACCATCAAGCTTAAAGTCTGGTACAAGCATAAGATGGTTTAATGTGTTACAAGACATTATCAGCACAATCAGATTTCAGTGTTGTGACTGGGTGTTTCCCCCCATATCTTCCACACAGAGGACTCTGGGTCCTGCAGCTTATTTGTGCACACACTGTCAGAGCTTATAAAATGAGAAACTAGCACAACCTAAAGATTAAAGGGAGTATATATGacaaaatatgataatgacAAAAATGTACTTTCAGCTAAATCTATAAAAGCTAACGTCTTCCAGGTTAACGTCAAAGTTAACATCAAAGTCAACATTACATGaggctttaaatatttttttattaaaaaaaaataaaataaaaaatgatatgGGGGCCATGCAGGGGCGCAGACTAGAAAAAGGATGGCACATGTAAATTagaccttaaaaataaataaggtgaTGAAAAACAGATTAGATTTTAGGAATCAATTAACTGATTCTTACTAATGTGAAAAAGTAACTTTTGTAAAGGCAAATAGCCGTTGATGTTTTTATCCTTCCTTTTCATTTAGGATGATCCTGCATTGTATGGTTGCACAGACcttcaatgataaaaagaaaaacctttaaacTTATAGGAAGTTAGTGAGAGGATGCTGTATAAATGCTGCAATATGGTAGCCTTGTAGCgttgatgtagaacaacatacaaacatacattacatgaaaataacagaaaaatgacacTAAATTTTTGGTCTGACGTTCATAAAATGAGTGCTTACAGAACTTCTAGTTTTACTAATATCTCAATTTAtgctctctttttaaaaataactttacaaagttttaaaacatcaaagtaATACTGAGCTGTGAAGCTTTCATAATGAAATGAATCACTCAAATATAAATGCATTAATAATATAAGTGTAGTTGTCACATGGTTGTTGTCCTCATGTCAGTGTGGCATGCATCACCGCGCCTGTTACCAAGACTGTAGACTGATTTGTaaaagaaactttatttaaattccaTCTACTTTCACAC is part of the Melanotaenia boesemani isolate fMelBoe1 chromosome 7, fMelBoe1.pri, whole genome shotgun sequence genome and harbors:
- the lpar4 gene encoding lysophosphatidic acid receptor 4; protein product: MASLVINETGMEDCGIDDSFKYDLYSAVYSVVFVLGLITNCAALFVFCFRMKMRNETTMFMTNLAFSDLVFVFTLPFKVFYNVNRHWPFGDGLCKVSGTAFITNIYGSMLFLTCISVDRFLAIVYPLRSRSIRTRRNAALVCAAVWLTIVGGGISVTFFSTINSKHRATTCFEGFSKSTWKTYLSKITIFIEIVGFLLPLLANLVCSSLVLRTLRRPVTTGHGCESKKRVLRMILVHLAIFIICFVPYNSILFLYALVRTQALSNCAVERFARTLYPITLCLASLNCCLDPVVYYFTSESFQKSLTMGGKGALTRPESIPCSDIETQDTTNTVTSDTHTPAKNGKETVITDTQF